A single window of Kitasatospora sp. HUAS MG31 DNA harbors:
- a CDS encoding carbohydrate ABC transporter permease encodes MTTRTSTGALRGLLIGLLTLAFLAPFYLMLRNALMDTRGLTSPEWTWWPTEMHWENFTALFSDPTLHMSQALGNSLLIAGITAPASTLLASAAGYALARIPVPGRGVLLALVVATLMIPGSVTFVPTFVVVGSMGGVNTLWGLIAPGLFNPFAVLLFRNFYLQFPAEIEEAGRLDGLGWFGLYRRIALPSSGAMLASLGALAFIDSWNAFLWPLVIGQDPSSWTAQIALSTFLTSQTINLPGLFAGAVVTIAPLVAMFLIAQRYIVEGIATSGLKG; translated from the coding sequence ATGACCACCCGTACCTCCACCGGCGCCCTGCGCGGGCTGCTGATCGGCCTGCTCACCCTCGCCTTCCTCGCCCCGTTCTACCTGATGCTGCGCAACGCGCTGATGGACACCCGGGGGCTGACCTCACCCGAGTGGACCTGGTGGCCCACCGAGATGCACTGGGAGAACTTCACCGCCCTGTTCTCCGACCCCACCCTCCACATGAGCCAGGCCCTCGGCAACTCCCTGCTGATCGCCGGGATCACCGCCCCGGCCTCCACCCTGCTGGCCTCCGCCGCCGGCTACGCGCTGGCGCGGATCCCGGTGCCGGGTCGGGGGGTGCTGCTGGCGCTGGTGGTCGCGACGCTGATGATCCCCGGCTCGGTGACCTTCGTGCCCACCTTCGTCGTGGTCGGCTCGATGGGCGGGGTGAACACGCTGTGGGGGCTGATCGCACCCGGCCTGTTCAACCCCTTCGCTGTCCTGCTGTTCCGCAACTTCTACCTCCAGTTCCCCGCCGAGATCGAGGAGGCCGGCCGCCTGGACGGCCTGGGCTGGTTCGGCCTGTACCGGCGGATCGCGTTGCCGAGTTCGGGTGCGATGCTCGCCTCGCTCGGGGCGCTGGCCTTCATCGACAGCTGGAACGCGTTCCTGTGGCCGCTGGTGATCGGGCAGGACCCGTCCTCGTGGACGGCCCAGATCGCGCTGTCGACGTTCCTCACCTCCCAGACCATCAACCTGCCCGGCCTGTTCGCCGGCGCGGTCGTGACCATCGCCCCGCTGGTGGCGATGTTCCTGATCGCCCAGCGGTACATCGTCGAGGGCATCGCCACCAGCGGCCTCAAGGGCTGA
- a CDS encoding ABC transporter substrate-binding protein translates to MTRYAAEFTKAHPQIAVKVTWVPGDYGSKLNASLLTDGAPDVFEIGDFSQALARRGQLAPLDDVYGAAKAEFSQGNLDYVTVDGKLYGVKMIDDVMMLYYRKSVLAKAGITPPASFDALVAAAKALTSKSGKGLFVGNDGIGDMPSLAVLSNGGQLVADGTVAYGSPQAVEAVTALKRLTDDQSLLLGFTTDWWDPSALVQGVVPMQWCGLWAMPAIKTAQGDDFGVLPWPAFKAGGSPVVRVGGWTSCVNAKGKNVDAAKSFVKWLWVEQSALQKDWSESYGFHVPPRRPVVEAADKLTQGQAKETVELAAKYGKSNPNTWDSEISTPFAAAAKKILTGQGDAAQLLADAAKQAQTALDKQRS, encoded by the coding sequence TTGACCCGGTATGCGGCGGAGTTCACGAAGGCGCACCCTCAGATCGCGGTCAAGGTGACGTGGGTGCCGGGTGACTACGGCAGCAAGCTGAACGCGAGTCTGCTGACCGACGGCGCCCCGGACGTGTTCGAGATCGGGGACTTCAGTCAGGCGCTGGCGCGGCGTGGTCAGCTCGCGCCGCTGGACGACGTGTACGGCGCGGCGAAGGCGGAGTTCAGTCAGGGCAACCTCGACTATGTGACGGTCGACGGGAAGCTGTACGGCGTCAAGATGATCGACGACGTGATGATGCTCTACTACCGCAAGAGCGTTCTGGCGAAGGCGGGGATCACGCCGCCGGCCTCGTTCGACGCGCTGGTCGCGGCGGCGAAGGCGCTGACGAGCAAGAGCGGCAAGGGCCTGTTCGTGGGCAACGACGGGATCGGTGACATGCCGTCGCTGGCGGTTCTGTCGAACGGTGGGCAGTTGGTGGCCGACGGCACGGTGGCCTACGGCTCCCCGCAGGCCGTCGAGGCGGTCACCGCGCTGAAGCGACTGACGGACGACCAGTCGCTGCTGCTCGGGTTCACCACCGACTGGTGGGACCCGTCGGCGCTGGTGCAGGGTGTGGTGCCGATGCAGTGGTGTGGTCTGTGGGCGATGCCCGCGATCAAGACGGCGCAGGGTGACGACTTCGGTGTCCTGCCCTGGCCGGCGTTCAAGGCCGGGGGCAGCCCGGTGGTGCGGGTGGGTGGCTGGACCAGCTGCGTCAACGCCAAGGGCAAGAACGTGGATGCGGCGAAGTCGTTCGTGAAGTGGCTGTGGGTCGAGCAGAGCGCGCTGCAGAAGGACTGGTCGGAGAGCTACGGCTTCCACGTCCCGCCGCGCCGGCCGGTGGTGGAGGCCGCCGACAAGCTCACCCAGGGCCAGGCGAAGGAGACCGTGGAGCTGGCCGCCAAGTACGGCAAGTCCAACCCCAACACCTGGGACAGCGAGATCAGCACCCCGTTCGCCGCCGCGGCGAAGAAGATCCTCACCGGGCAGGGGGACGCGGCGCAGCTCCTCGCGGACGCGGCCAAGCAGGCCCAGACCGCCCTGGACAAGCAGCGATCCTGA
- a CDS encoding glycoside hydrolase family 35 protein, with protein sequence MPRLEIAADGFRLDDRPFRIISGGLHYFRVHPEQWADRLHKARLLGLNTVETYVPWNLHAPRPGEFRLDGGLDLPRFLDLAAAEGLHVLLRPGPYICAEWEGGGLPSWLLAEDGIELRSRDPRFLGAVDDYLADLLPPLKPYLATSGGPIIAVQLENEYGAYGEDSGYLTELADLLHAHGVDVPLFTCDQPSDLGRGGLDGVLRTANFGSRVDAGLAELRKHQPTGPLMCSEFWIGWFDRWGGTHVTRSPADAAADLDRLLAAGASVNIYMFHGGTNFGFTNGANDKGTYRPTVTSYDYDSLLDEAGDPTPKYAAFREVIARYAPVPDEPVPAPAPKLAPATAELTTFAPLLDQAQRLGPAVLADRPLSMEQLGQVFGFVLYDTTLPDSGPTLLRVAEVRDRAQVFVDGQPVGVLERENHEHTLAFYTPRSGAHLAVLVENQGRVNYGQAVHDRKGLLGEVTVNGTTLGDWSSRPLPLDDPGALPYVPFDPDAPPVGPALHRGHLDVEQPADGYLALDGWTKGNVWINGFPLGRYWSRGPQTTLYVPAPVLRPGRNEITVLELHATGTRTVELRDRPDLGPLDD encoded by the coding sequence ATGCCTCGACTGGAGATCGCCGCAGACGGATTCCGTCTCGACGACCGACCGTTCCGCATCATCTCCGGCGGACTGCACTACTTCCGCGTCCACCCGGAGCAGTGGGCCGACCGGCTCCACAAGGCACGCCTGCTGGGACTCAACACGGTCGAGACCTACGTCCCCTGGAACCTCCACGCCCCCCGGCCCGGTGAATTCCGGCTGGACGGAGGTCTCGACCTTCCCCGCTTCCTCGACCTCGCCGCGGCCGAGGGCCTGCACGTCCTGCTGCGCCCCGGCCCGTACATCTGCGCCGAATGGGAGGGCGGCGGCCTGCCCTCCTGGCTGCTCGCCGAGGACGGCATCGAACTGCGCAGCCGCGACCCCCGCTTCCTCGGCGCCGTCGACGACTACCTCGCCGACCTCCTCCCGCCGCTCAAGCCCTACCTGGCCACCAGCGGCGGCCCGATCATCGCCGTCCAGCTGGAGAACGAATACGGCGCCTACGGCGAGGACAGCGGCTACCTGACCGAACTCGCCGACCTGCTGCACGCCCACGGCGTCGACGTCCCCCTGTTCACCTGCGACCAGCCATCCGACCTGGGCCGCGGCGGCCTCGACGGCGTCCTGCGCACCGCCAACTTCGGCAGCCGGGTGGACGCCGGGCTCGCCGAACTCCGCAAGCACCAGCCGACCGGGCCGCTGATGTGCTCCGAGTTCTGGATCGGCTGGTTCGACCGCTGGGGCGGCACCCACGTCACCCGCAGCCCCGCCGACGCGGCCGCCGACCTCGACCGGCTGCTCGCCGCCGGAGCCTCCGTCAACATCTACATGTTCCACGGCGGCACCAACTTCGGCTTCACCAACGGCGCCAACGACAAGGGCACCTACCGGCCCACCGTCACCTCCTACGACTACGACTCCCTGCTCGACGAGGCCGGCGACCCCACCCCCAAGTACGCGGCATTCCGCGAGGTCATCGCCCGGTACGCGCCCGTCCCCGACGAGCCGGTCCCCGCGCCCGCGCCCAAGCTGGCCCCGGCCACCGCCGAACTCACCACCTTCGCGCCCCTCCTGGACCAGGCACAGCGCCTCGGCCCGGCCGTGCTCGCCGACCGCCCGCTGTCCATGGAACAGCTCGGCCAGGTCTTCGGGTTCGTCCTCTACGACACCACCCTCCCGGACTCCGGCCCGACCCTCCTGCGGGTGGCCGAGGTCCGGGACCGGGCCCAGGTCTTCGTCGACGGACAGCCGGTCGGTGTCCTGGAACGGGAGAACCACGAGCACACCCTCGCCTTCTACACCCCCCGGTCCGGCGCGCACCTGGCCGTCCTCGTGGAGAACCAGGGACGGGTCAACTACGGGCAGGCCGTGCACGACCGCAAGGGACTGCTCGGCGAGGTCACGGTCAACGGCACCACCCTCGGCGACTGGTCCAGCCGCCCGCTGCCCCTGGACGACCCGGGTGCGCTGCCCTACGTCCCGTTCGATCCCGACGCGCCCCCGGTCGGCCCGGCCCTCCACCGCGGACACCTGGACGTCGAGCAGCCGGCCGACGGCTACCTCGCCCTGGACGGCTGGACCAAGGGCAACGTCTGGATCAACGGCTTCCCCCTCGGCCGCTACTGGTCCCGGGGCCCGCAGACCACCCTCTACGTCCCCGCGCCCGTCCTGCGTCCGGGCCGCAACGAGATCACGGTCCTCGAACTGCACGCCACCGGCACCCGCACGGTCGAACTGCGCGACCGGCCGGACCTGGGCCCCCTCGACGACTGA
- a CDS encoding carbohydrate ABC transporter permease — MTALSDTSTPRSERDGSPAARPRGGPAPTRRRPDLRAWAAFALLAGPMLIGLGVFKYVAIGWSFLLSFCNAHGTIALGTWVGLDNYQQLLNDETFRGSLGQILLFTAFIVPVTFAVSLGLALLVHRVRRGRAVLRTAFLIPTAVSYVAASLVWKMCLFNGLPAGIANMMRGWFGMDAVPWIQTTEPPLYWIVLITLRLWLQVGFYMVLFLAGLQAIPRDVYEAAALDGATGWRKLRRITLPMLRNTSVAVLMLQFIAAFQAFDEFYNLFSSGLSGTGTAPVQTPLVHLYNTAMGAQNYGLGSAGAFVLTALIVTVTLIQGRFTGFGKGEE; from the coding sequence ATGACCGCCCTCTCGGACACTTCCACCCCCCGCTCCGAGCGTGACGGGAGCCCCGCGGCCCGGCCGCGGGGCGGCCCCGCCCCGACCCGGCGCCGCCCCGACCTGCGCGCGTGGGCCGCGTTCGCCCTCCTCGCCGGGCCGATGCTCATCGGCCTCGGGGTGTTCAAGTACGTCGCCATCGGCTGGAGCTTCCTCCTCAGCTTCTGCAACGCCCACGGCACCATCGCCCTCGGCACCTGGGTCGGCCTCGACAACTACCAACAGCTCCTGAACGACGAGACGTTCCGCGGCTCCCTCGGCCAGATCCTGCTGTTCACCGCGTTCATCGTCCCGGTCACCTTCGCCGTCTCCCTCGGCCTCGCCCTGCTGGTCCACCGGGTCCGCCGCGGCCGGGCCGTGCTGCGCACCGCGTTCCTCATCCCCACCGCCGTCTCCTACGTCGCGGCGTCCCTGGTGTGGAAGATGTGCCTGTTCAACGGCCTCCCCGCCGGCATCGCCAACATGATGCGCGGCTGGTTCGGCATGGACGCCGTGCCCTGGATCCAGACCACCGAACCGCCGCTGTACTGGATCGTCCTGATCACCCTCCGGCTGTGGCTCCAGGTCGGCTTCTACATGGTCCTCTTCCTCGCCGGCCTCCAGGCCATCCCCCGGGACGTGTACGAGGCCGCCGCCCTGGACGGCGCCACCGGCTGGCGCAAACTGCGCCGGATCACCCTGCCGATGCTCCGCAACACCTCCGTCGCCGTGCTGATGCTGCAGTTCATCGCCGCGTTCCAGGCCTTCGACGAGTTCTACAACCTCTTCAGCAGCGGCCTGTCCGGCACCGGCACCGCCCCCGTCCAGACCCCCCTCGTCCACCTCTACAACACCGCCATGGGCGCCCAGAACTACGGACTCGGCTCGGCCGGCGCCTTCGTCCTCACCGCCCTCATCGTCACCGTCACCCTCATCCAGGGCCGCTTCACCGGCTTCGGCAAGGGCGAGGAGTGA
- a CDS encoding alpha-mannosidase, translated as MHSKRRLIEQRLDRVLNERIRPAVHARTVPLRVEIWDVPGEPVTVPEALAAPYRPITVGHRWGPVWSTSWFRITGRVPEEWAGQRVEAVLDIGFNKTGPGFSAEGLVHRADGTVIKALNPRNAWVPVGDPAAGGEEFTYYIEAASNPVLCDDHLPTVLGDRPGWLDGGTPAPDPLYRVLRADLAVFDRQVWELVQDLDVLGGLMLALPEQDPRRWQLLQVVEQALDAVDLQDITGTAAAAREVLRPALSSPAAPSAHRVSAVGHAHIDTAWLWPLRETVRKVSRTVSNVLQLMDDHPEFRFAMSQAQQLAWLKEHRPEIYARVQEKVAAGQFLPVGSLWVEPDTNITGGEALARQLTHAKRFYLDEFGVETEEMWLPDTFGYNAAMPQLMKLAGVRWFLTQKISWNTTNKFPHHTFWWEGIDGTRVFSHFPPVDTYNAEVTGAELAHAVANFQDKGVANSSLLPFGYGDGGGGPNREMLGRAERLADLEGSARLAIETPADFFRRAHAEYPDAPVWVGELYLEFHRGTLTSQLPTKQGNRRSEHLLREAELWCAAAAVRVGHPYPYEALDRLWKTVLLHQFHDILPGSSIAWVHREAEQTYAAVLAELGAIVDAAQRALAGSGEQSVVFNASPYTRDGVPALGAALRADTPSGPVAPVPCEDGFVLNNGLVRVRIDGRGLLTSALDLAAGREALPPGAAANLLQLHQDFPNEYDAWDIDEFYRNTVHDLVDAESVTAEDGGVRIVRTFGDSRIEQVVSLAEGARRLDVDTEIDWQETEKLLKAAFPLDVRADHSSAEIPFGHVQRPTHTNTSWDAAKFEVCAHRFLHVGERGWGAALVNDSTYGHEVTRDVRPDGGTTTTVRLTLLRAPRFPDPDADRGRHRLRYGFVVGADIADAVREGYGLNLPERVVPGSAEVAPLVTADADAVVIETVKLADDRSGDVVVRLYEAHGGRAEAILTCGFPLDSVTVTDLLERELDAGQDPAARTGAGEVSLTLRPFQILTLRLRPRPHR; from the coding sequence GTGCACAGCAAGCGCCGCCTCATCGAGCAGCGACTCGACCGGGTCCTGAACGAGCGGATCCGGCCCGCCGTCCACGCCCGCACCGTCCCGCTCCGGGTCGAGATCTGGGACGTGCCCGGTGAACCGGTCACGGTCCCGGAGGCGCTGGCCGCGCCCTACCGGCCGATCACGGTCGGCCACCGCTGGGGACCGGTCTGGTCCACCAGCTGGTTCAGGATCACCGGCCGCGTCCCCGAGGAGTGGGCCGGGCAGCGGGTCGAGGCCGTCCTCGACATCGGCTTCAACAAGACCGGCCCCGGATTCTCCGCCGAGGGCCTGGTCCACCGCGCCGACGGCACCGTGATCAAGGCCCTCAACCCGCGCAACGCCTGGGTGCCGGTCGGCGACCCCGCCGCCGGCGGTGAGGAGTTCACCTACTACATCGAGGCCGCCAGCAACCCGGTCCTGTGCGACGACCACCTGCCGACCGTTCTGGGCGACCGCCCCGGCTGGCTGGACGGCGGCACCCCCGCCCCCGACCCGCTCTACCGGGTGCTCCGGGCGGACCTCGCGGTCTTCGACCGGCAGGTCTGGGAACTCGTCCAGGACCTGGACGTCCTCGGCGGGCTGATGCTCGCCCTGCCGGAGCAGGATCCGCGGCGCTGGCAGCTCCTCCAGGTGGTCGAGCAGGCCCTGGACGCCGTCGACCTCCAGGACATCACCGGCACCGCGGCGGCCGCCCGCGAGGTCCTGCGGCCCGCGCTGTCCTCGCCCGCCGCACCCAGCGCCCACCGCGTCTCCGCGGTCGGCCACGCCCACATCGACACCGCCTGGCTGTGGCCGCTGCGCGAGACCGTCCGCAAGGTCTCCCGCACGGTCTCCAACGTCCTCCAGCTGATGGACGACCACCCGGAGTTCCGCTTCGCCATGTCCCAGGCCCAGCAACTGGCCTGGCTCAAGGAACACCGACCCGAGATCTACGCCCGGGTCCAGGAGAAGGTCGCGGCCGGACAGTTCCTCCCCGTGGGCAGCCTCTGGGTCGAACCCGACACCAACATCACCGGCGGTGAGGCCCTCGCCCGGCAGCTGACCCACGCCAAGCGCTTCTACCTGGACGAGTTCGGCGTCGAGACCGAGGAGATGTGGCTGCCGGACACCTTCGGCTACAACGCCGCCATGCCCCAGTTGATGAAGCTCGCCGGGGTGCGCTGGTTCCTCACCCAGAAGATCTCCTGGAACACCACCAACAAGTTCCCCCACCACACCTTCTGGTGGGAGGGCATCGACGGCACCCGCGTCTTCAGCCACTTCCCCCCGGTGGACACCTACAACGCCGAGGTCACCGGCGCCGAACTCGCCCACGCCGTCGCCAACTTCCAGGACAAGGGCGTGGCCAACAGCTCGCTGCTGCCCTTCGGCTACGGTGACGGCGGCGGCGGCCCCAACCGCGAGATGCTGGGCCGCGCCGAGCGCCTCGCCGACCTGGAAGGCTCCGCCCGGCTCGCCATCGAGACACCCGCCGACTTCTTCCGGCGCGCGCACGCCGAGTACCCCGACGCGCCGGTGTGGGTCGGCGAGCTGTACCTGGAGTTCCACCGGGGCACCCTCACCAGCCAGCTGCCCACCAAGCAGGGCAACCGGCGCAGCGAGCACCTGCTCCGCGAGGCCGAGCTGTGGTGCGCGGCCGCCGCCGTCCGGGTCGGCCACCCCTACCCGTACGAGGCGCTGGACCGGCTGTGGAAGACGGTCCTGCTGCACCAGTTCCACGACATCCTGCCCGGCTCCTCCATCGCCTGGGTGCACCGCGAGGCCGAGCAGACGTACGCCGCCGTCCTCGCCGAGCTCGGCGCGATCGTCGACGCCGCGCAGCGGGCCCTGGCCGGCAGCGGTGAGCAGTCCGTCGTCTTCAACGCCTCGCCGTACACCCGCGACGGCGTCCCCGCCCTCGGTGCCGCACTCCGGGCTGACACGCCGTCCGGCCCGGTCGCCCCGGTGCCGTGCGAGGACGGCTTCGTCCTGAACAACGGCCTGGTCCGGGTCCGGATCGACGGCCGCGGCCTGCTGACCTCCGCCCTCGACCTCGCGGCCGGCCGCGAGGCCCTGCCGCCCGGCGCCGCCGCCAACCTCCTCCAGCTCCACCAGGACTTCCCCAACGAGTACGACGCCTGGGACATCGACGAGTTCTACCGCAACACCGTCCACGACCTGGTGGACGCCGAGTCCGTCACCGCCGAGGACGGCGGCGTCCGCATCGTCCGGACCTTCGGCGACTCGCGGATCGAACAGGTGGTCTCGCTCGCCGAGGGCGCCCGCCGCCTGGACGTCGACACCGAGATCGACTGGCAGGAGACGGAGAAGCTCCTCAAGGCCGCCTTCCCGCTCGACGTCCGGGCCGATCACTCCAGCGCGGAGATCCCGTTCGGGCACGTGCAGCGCCCCACCCACACCAACACCAGCTGGGACGCGGCCAAGTTCGAGGTCTGCGCCCACCGCTTCCTGCACGTCGGCGAGCGCGGCTGGGGCGCCGCCCTGGTCAACGACTCCACCTACGGGCACGAGGTCACCCGCGACGTCCGCCCCGACGGCGGCACCACCACCACCGTCCGCCTCACCCTGCTGCGCGCACCCCGCTTCCCCGACCCCGACGCCGACCGGGGAAGGCACCGCCTGCGGTACGGCTTCGTCGTCGGCGCCGACATCGCCGACGCCGTGCGGGAGGGCTACGGTCTCAACCTCCCCGAACGTGTCGTCCCCGGCTCCGCCGAGGTCGCACCGCTGGTCACGGCCGACGCAGACGCCGTCGTCATCGAGACCGTCAAGCTCGCCGACGATCGGTCCGGGGACGTCGTCGTCCGCCTCTACGAGGCTCACGGCGGGCGCGCCGAGGCGATCCTGACCTGCGGATTCCCCCTGGATTCGGTCACCGTGACCGACCTGCTGGAACGCGAACT
- a CDS encoding glycoside hydrolase family 5 protein, with protein sequence MRSTTPNRSLRAAVARALPAALVAGALLVSAVPGSAASAAPALAVTGAPVALTGKQLAASWSGPLSTRGRYIVDAKGSRFKLKAGNWSGAQGTWEGNGNESDEANHQAHQMSNNIPLGLDRVPIKQILADFHALGLNAIRLPYADAMINDGNPVPNYAVEANPQLQDKTPLEVYDAVVKALTDDGFAVILNNHTTTYRWCCGLDGNERWNTSQTTQEWIDNWLFMVDRYKNNKRVVGADLRNEVRRNWDDNPNWGWGNEHDLYEAFQKAGNAILEADPDMLIIMEGINWIGIPQGMFNHERPTLTPVRNLSNTLINSGKLVYSAHFYGFTGPNHTGSGGGWQQGETNDPRYRDLSPEDLIKVVNDQALFVTQSGQHFTAPVWVSEFGTGGRGQTDQKEKDWFNRFTDILVDNDTDFAIWPLTGWTTNGKINDNWAMISYDDNGKRQSVLDSGDWRTPAWNKLVNATGKTGKVAQVNHWNMLNLDYGDQMFSLDLGRTTDWSYGNRKGVCPDGQHVVALARSNNRGLCTDANQPPTVSGDPITVHDEHTVTSDWASGYNKLECPEDTFAIGYSVSGNAMVALLCRPSTRSLSTENRLIWFDHGDNKPSSGGSTASDWAPGAYKGQCRDDEYLAGVAFTWRWSHGGAPDALLCRPLD encoded by the coding sequence ATGAGATCCACCACGCCCAACCGTTCCCTCAGAGCCGCCGTCGCCCGGGCCCTGCCCGCCGCGCTGGTCGCGGGCGCCCTGCTCGTCAGCGCGGTCCCCGGCTCGGCGGCCTCCGCCGCCCCGGCGCTCGCCGTGACCGGCGCTCCCGTGGCGCTGACCGGCAAGCAGCTGGCCGCGTCCTGGTCCGGTCCGCTCTCGACCCGGGGCCGGTACATCGTCGACGCGAAGGGCAGCCGCTTCAAGCTCAAGGCCGGCAACTGGTCCGGCGCCCAGGGCACCTGGGAGGGCAACGGCAACGAGAGCGACGAGGCCAACCACCAGGCCCACCAGATGTCGAACAACATCCCGCTCGGCCTGGACCGCGTCCCGATCAAGCAGATCCTCGCGGACTTCCACGCGCTCGGCCTCAACGCCATCCGGCTGCCCTACGCCGACGCGATGATCAACGACGGCAACCCGGTGCCGAACTACGCCGTCGAGGCCAACCCGCAGCTGCAGGACAAGACCCCGCTCGAGGTGTACGACGCGGTCGTCAAGGCGCTCACCGACGACGGCTTCGCCGTCATCCTCAACAACCACACCACCACCTACCGCTGGTGCTGCGGCCTGGACGGCAACGAGCGCTGGAACACCAGCCAGACCACCCAGGAGTGGATCGACAACTGGCTGTTCATGGTGGACCGCTACAAGAACAACAAGCGGGTGGTCGGCGCCGACCTGCGCAACGAGGTCCGCCGCAACTGGGACGACAACCCCAACTGGGGCTGGGGCAACGAGCACGACCTGTACGAGGCCTTCCAGAAGGCCGGCAACGCCATCCTCGAAGCCGACCCGGACATGCTCATCATCATGGAGGGCATCAACTGGATCGGCATCCCGCAGGGCATGTTCAACCACGAACGGCCGACGCTCACCCCGGTCCGCAACCTCTCCAACACCCTGATCAACTCCGGCAAGCTGGTCTACTCCGCGCACTTCTACGGCTTCACCGGCCCCAACCACACCGGTTCGGGCGGCGGTTGGCAGCAGGGCGAGACCAACGACCCGCGCTACCGCGACCTCAGCCCCGAAGACCTGATCAAGGTCGTCAACGACCAGGCCCTGTTCGTCACCCAGTCCGGCCAGCACTTCACCGCCCCGGTGTGGGTCAGCGAGTTCGGCACCGGCGGACGCGGCCAGACCGACCAGAAGGAGAAGGACTGGTTCAACCGCTTCACCGACATCCTGGTGGACAACGACACCGACTTCGCCATCTGGCCGCTGACCGGCTGGACCACCAACGGCAAGATCAACGACAACTGGGCGATGATCTCCTACGACGACAACGGCAAGCGGCAGAGTGTCCTCGACTCCGGCGACTGGCGCACCCCCGCCTGGAACAAGCTCGTCAACGCGACCGGCAAGACCGGAAAGGTCGCCCAGGTCAACCACTGGAACATGCTCAACCTCGACTACGGCGACCAGATGTTCTCCCTCGACCTGGGCAGGACCACGGACTGGAGCTACGGCAACCGCAAGGGCGTCTGCCCCGACGGCCAGCACGTCGTCGCCCTCGCCCGCAGCAACAACCGCGGCCTGTGCACCGACGCCAACCAGCCCCCCACTGTCTCCGGCGACCCGATCACCGTCCACGACGAGCACACCGTCACGAGCGACTGGGCGAGCGGCTACAACAAGCTCGAGTGCCCCGAGGACACCTTCGCCATCGGCTACAGCGTCAGCGGCAACGCGATGGTCGCCCTGCTCTGCAGGCCCTCCACCCGCTCCCTGTCCACCGAGAACCGGCTGATCTGGTTCGACCACGGCGACAACAAGCCCTCCAGCGGCGGCTCCACCGCCAGCGACTGGGCCCCCGGCGCCTACAAGGGCCAGTGCAGGGACGACGAGTACCTCGCCGGTGTCGCCTTCACCTGGAGGTGGAGCCACGGCGGAGCCCCCGACGCCCTCCTCTGCCGCCCGCTCGACTGA
- a CDS encoding ROK family transcriptional regulator has protein sequence MFPNHADPLVTAPAETAILAMLLAESPLSRVELARRTGLSSTAVTKAARPLIDDGYLHELPPERTAPGAGRPANPLTVTSGREFFAGVKISADTLYGTVCDLRARMRTTIHRPLGERDPDSVSALLIDLVAELLDTRPEFRERTRHLGIAVSGDVDRAAGRVRYSVLPGWRDVPLAKAIAGATGLNVTVENDVKALTVTEHWFGEGIGTEYFALVTIGAGIGSGLVVNGRLIAGAYGVAGEMGHIGIDPAGPRCHCGQTGCVEAIASSDAILAAVRGATGREDLDFDGAVLLARGGNPAAREVFARAGRAIGTGIATLVSLLGPERVVVTGEGLDTYDLFGAHIKDAYEAHCFKAAAKCPLTLRPLPWEEWARSAAVIGIQALFP, from the coding sequence GTGTTTCCGAACCACGCGGATCCGCTGGTCACCGCACCGGCCGAGACCGCCATCCTCGCCATGCTGCTGGCCGAGAGCCCGCTCAGCAGGGTCGAGTTGGCCCGCCGTACGGGCCTGTCCTCGACCGCGGTGACGAAGGCGGCCAGGCCGCTCATCGACGACGGCTACCTGCACGAACTCCCCCCGGAGCGCACCGCTCCGGGGGCGGGCCGCCCGGCGAACCCGCTGACGGTCACGTCCGGCCGGGAGTTCTTCGCCGGCGTGAAGATCAGCGCCGACACCCTGTACGGTACGGTCTGCGACCTGCGGGCCCGGATGCGCACCACGATCCATCGCCCGCTCGGCGAGCGCGACCCCGACTCCGTCAGCGCGCTGCTGATCGATCTGGTCGCCGAACTCCTTGACACCAGGCCCGAGTTCCGGGAGCGTACCCGCCACCTCGGGATCGCGGTCTCCGGGGACGTGGACCGCGCCGCCGGCCGGGTCCGCTACTCCGTGCTCCCGGGCTGGCGGGACGTCCCGCTCGCGAAGGCGATCGCCGGGGCGACCGGCCTGAACGTCACGGTCGAGAACGACGTCAAGGCCCTGACCGTCACCGAGCACTGGTTCGGTGAGGGCATCGGCACCGAGTACTTCGCGCTGGTCACCATCGGCGCGGGCATCGGTTCCGGACTGGTCGTCAACGGCCGGCTGATCGCCGGCGCGTACGGTGTCGCCGGCGAGATGGGCCACATCGGCATCGACCCGGCAGGGCCGCGCTGCCACTGCGGCCAGACCGGCTGCGTGGAGGCGATCGCCTCCAGTGACGCCATCCTGGCCGCCGTCCGCGGCGCCACCGGCCGGGAGGACCTCGACTTCGACGGCGCCGTCCTGCTCGCCCGCGGCGGCAACCCCGCCGCCCGGGAGGTCTTCGCCCGGGCGGGCCGGGCCATCGGCACCGGCATCGCCACCCTGGTGAGTCTCCTCGGCCCGGAGCGCGTGGTCGTCACCGGAGAGGGTCTCGACACCTACGACCTTTTCGGAGCCCACATCAAGGACGCCTACGAGGCCCACTGCTTCAAGGCGGCCGCGAAATGCCCGCTGACCCTGCGCCCCCTGCCCTGGGAGGAGTGGGCCCGCAGTGCCGCGGTCATCGGCATCCAGGCGCTCTTCCCTTGA